The following coding sequences lie in one Arachis hypogaea cultivar Tifrunner chromosome 4, arahy.Tifrunner.gnm2.J5K5, whole genome shotgun sequence genomic window:
- the LOC112796584 gene encoding uncharacterized protein isoform X2, with amino-acid sequence MWAATWLYMATRKPAYLKYIQEESISASVTEFNWDLKYAGAQIFLTKLKMGICNQDAVKQLQSMMENEHASENEIDIVLSVPEYSDYFEESICKCAFDLILISLGHKENVTVTQVKQYCEMESHEEKLHRQMREDKIREAKDEMKRKANEIDKNKIGYSKVDILCSESGKQRIILMDQKSQEASILPSSLRSSRKNEAIHKLGC; translated from the exons ATGTGGGCAGCAACATGGTTATACATGGCTACGAGGAAGCCTGCGTATTTGAAATACATACAAGAAGAATCGATAAGTGCTAGCGTAACAGAATTTAATTGGGATCTTAAATATGCAGGAGCCCAAATTTTTCTTACCAAG TTGAAGATGGGTATTTGCAACCAGGATGCAGTCAAGCAATTGCAATCCATGATGGAAAATG AACATGCATCAGAAAATGAGATTGACATTGTTTTATCA GTACCTGAATATTCTGACTACTTTGAAGAAAGTATTTGCAAATGTGCATTTGACCTGATTTTAATCTCTCTTGGACACAAAGAAAATGTGACTGTTACACAAGTTAAGCAATACTGTGAGATGGAGAGTCATGAAGAGAAGCTGCACAGACAGATGAGGGAGGACAAGATTAGAGAAGCAAAGGATGAAATGAAAAGGAAAGCTAATGAGATTGATAAAAACAAG ATCGGATATAGTAAGGTAGACATCCTCTGTTCAGAAAGTGGGAAGCAGCGAATAATTTTGATGGACCAAAAATCTCAAGAAGCAAGTAtattgccatcatcactaagaagCTCAAGAAAGAATGAAGCTATCCATAAATTAGGATGTTGA
- the LOC112796584 gene encoding coatomer subunit delta-1 isoform X7: MNMHQKMRLTLFYHHMLLSRSKKVQPSLFRQHFMRLMFFHTLLRVTLQLVPEYSDYFEESICKCAFDLILISLGHKENVTVTQVKQYCEMESHEEKLHRQMREDKIREAKDEMKRKANEIDKNKIGYSKVDILCSESGKQRIILMDQKSQEASILPSSLRSSRKNEAIHKLGC, translated from the exons ATG AACATGCATCAGAAAATGAGATTGACATTGTTTTATCA TCATATGTTGCTCTCAAGATCCAAAAAAGTGCAGCCTAGTTTGTTCAGGCAGCACTTCATGAGATTGATGTTCTTTCATACATTGCTAAGGGTGACCCTTCAATTG GTACCTGAATATTCTGACTACTTTGAAGAAAGTATTTGCAAATGTGCATTTGACCTGATTTTAATCTCTCTTGGACACAAAGAAAATGTGACTGTTACACAAGTTAAGCAATACTGTGAGATGGAGAGTCATGAAGAGAAGCTGCACAGACAGATGAGGGAGGACAAGATTAGAGAAGCAAAGGATGAAATGAAAAGGAAAGCTAATGAGATTGATAAAAACAAG ATCGGATATAGTAAGGTAGACATCCTCTGTTCAGAAAGTGGGAAGCAGCGAATAATTTTGATGGACCAAAAATCTCAAGAAGCAAGTAtattgccatcatcactaagaagCTCAAGAAAGAATGAAGCTATCCATAAATTAGGATGTTGA
- the LOC112796584 gene encoding uncharacterized protein isoform X5, whose amino-acid sequence MNMHQKMRLTLFYHHMLLSRSKKVQPSLFRQHFMRLMFFHTLLRVTLQLVSLLDMCNVPEYSDYFEESICKCAFDLILISLGHKENVTVTQVKQYCEMESHEEKLHRQMREDKIREAKDEMKRKANEIDKNKIGYSKVDILCSESGKQRIILMDQKSQEASILPSSLRSSRKNEAIHKLGC is encoded by the exons ATG AACATGCATCAGAAAATGAGATTGACATTGTTTTATCA TCATATGTTGCTCTCAAGATCCAAAAAAGTGCAGCCTAGTTTGTTCAGGCAGCACTTCATGAGATTGATGTTCTTTCATACATTGCTAAGGGTGACCCTTCAATTGGTTAGTCTTCTGGATATGTGCAAT GTACCTGAATATTCTGACTACTTTGAAGAAAGTATTTGCAAATGTGCATTTGACCTGATTTTAATCTCTCTTGGACACAAAGAAAATGTGACTGTTACACAAGTTAAGCAATACTGTGAGATGGAGAGTCATGAAGAGAAGCTGCACAGACAGATGAGGGAGGACAAGATTAGAGAAGCAAAGGATGAAATGAAAAGGAAAGCTAATGAGATTGATAAAAACAAG ATCGGATATAGTAAGGTAGACATCCTCTGTTCAGAAAGTGGGAAGCAGCGAATAATTTTGATGGACCAAAAATCTCAAGAAGCAAGTAtattgccatcatcactaagaagCTCAAGAAAGAATGAAGCTATCCATAAATTAGGATGTTGA
- the LOC112796584 gene encoding coatomer subunit delta isoform X1 translates to MWAATWLYMATRKPAYLKYIQEESISASVTEFNWDLKYAGAQIFLTKLKMGICNQDAVKQLQSMMENEHASENEIDIVLSVPEYSDYFEESICKCAFDLILISLGHKENVTVTQVKQYCEMESHEEKLHRQMREDKIREAKDEMKRKANEIDKNKIIKNRGDNYKGGFGPLQSMGSGIFENSFNDTSISSSGTGSRLSSDVDSFSTKSKDRI, encoded by the exons ATGTGGGCAGCAACATGGTTATACATGGCTACGAGGAAGCCTGCGTATTTGAAATACATACAAGAAGAATCGATAAGTGCTAGCGTAACAGAATTTAATTGGGATCTTAAATATGCAGGAGCCCAAATTTTTCTTACCAAG TTGAAGATGGGTATTTGCAACCAGGATGCAGTCAAGCAATTGCAATCCATGATGGAAAATG AACATGCATCAGAAAATGAGATTGACATTGTTTTATCA GTACCTGAATATTCTGACTACTTTGAAGAAAGTATTTGCAAATGTGCATTTGACCTGATTTTAATCTCTCTTGGACACAAAGAAAATGTGACTGTTACACAAGTTAAGCAATACTGTGAGATGGAGAGTCATGAAGAGAAGCTGCACAGACAGATGAGGGAGGACAAGATTAGAGAAGCAAAGGATGAAATGAAAAGGAAAGCTAATGAGATTGATAAAAACAAG ATTATAAAGAACAGAGGTGATAATTATAAAGGAGGTTTTGGCCCATTACAGTCAATGGGCTCGGGAATATTTGAGAATAGCTTTAATGATACAAGCATCTCCAGCAGTGGAACTGGTTCCAGATTGAGTTCTGATGTTGATTCCTTTTCTACCAAGTCTAAAG ATCGGATATAG
- the LOC112796584 gene encoding coatomer subunit delta isoform X3 gives MNMHQKMRLTLFYHHMLLSRSKKVQPSLFRQHFMRLMFFHTLLRVTLQLVSLLDMCNVPEYSDYFEESICKCAFDLILISLGHKENVTVTQVKQYCEMESHEEKLHRQMREDKIREAKDEMKRKANEIDKNKIIKNRGDNYKGGFGPLQSMGSGIFENSFNDTSISSSGTGSRLSSDVDSFSTKSKDRI, from the exons ATG AACATGCATCAGAAAATGAGATTGACATTGTTTTATCA TCATATGTTGCTCTCAAGATCCAAAAAAGTGCAGCCTAGTTTGTTCAGGCAGCACTTCATGAGATTGATGTTCTTTCATACATTGCTAAGGGTGACCCTTCAATTGGTTAGTCTTCTGGATATGTGCAAT GTACCTGAATATTCTGACTACTTTGAAGAAAGTATTTGCAAATGTGCATTTGACCTGATTTTAATCTCTCTTGGACACAAAGAAAATGTGACTGTTACACAAGTTAAGCAATACTGTGAGATGGAGAGTCATGAAGAGAAGCTGCACAGACAGATGAGGGAGGACAAGATTAGAGAAGCAAAGGATGAAATGAAAAGGAAAGCTAATGAGATTGATAAAAACAAG ATTATAAAGAACAGAGGTGATAATTATAAAGGAGGTTTTGGCCCATTACAGTCAATGGGCTCGGGAATATTTGAGAATAGCTTTAATGATACAAGCATCTCCAGCAGTGGAACTGGTTCCAGATTGAGTTCTGATGTTGATTCCTTTTCTACCAAGTCTAAAG ATCGGATATAG
- the LOC112796584 gene encoding coatomer subunit delta isoform X4, with amino-acid sequence MNMHQKMRLTLFYHHMLLSRSKKVQPSLFRQHFMRLMFFHTLLRVTLQLVPEYSDYFEESICKCAFDLILISLGHKENVTVTQVKQYCEMESHEEKLHRQMREDKIREAKDEMKRKANEIDKNKIIKNRGDNYKGGFGPLQSMGSGIFENSFNDTSISSSGTGSRLSSDVDSFSTKSKDRI; translated from the exons ATG AACATGCATCAGAAAATGAGATTGACATTGTTTTATCA TCATATGTTGCTCTCAAGATCCAAAAAAGTGCAGCCTAGTTTGTTCAGGCAGCACTTCATGAGATTGATGTTCTTTCATACATTGCTAAGGGTGACCCTTCAATTG GTACCTGAATATTCTGACTACTTTGAAGAAAGTATTTGCAAATGTGCATTTGACCTGATTTTAATCTCTCTTGGACACAAAGAAAATGTGACTGTTACACAAGTTAAGCAATACTGTGAGATGGAGAGTCATGAAGAGAAGCTGCACAGACAGATGAGGGAGGACAAGATTAGAGAAGCAAAGGATGAAATGAAAAGGAAAGCTAATGAGATTGATAAAAACAAG ATTATAAAGAACAGAGGTGATAATTATAAAGGAGGTTTTGGCCCATTACAGTCAATGGGCTCGGGAATATTTGAGAATAGCTTTAATGATACAAGCATCTCCAGCAGTGGAACTGGTTCCAGATTGAGTTCTGATGTTGATTCCTTTTCTACCAAGTCTAAAG ATCGGATATAG
- the LOC112796584 gene encoding coatomer subunit delta isoform X8 translates to MWAATWLYMATRKPAYLKYIQEESISASVTEFNWDLKYAGAQIFLTKLKMGICNQDAVKQLQSMMENENVTVTQVKQYCEMESHEEKLHRQMREDKIREAKDEMKRKANEIDKNKIIKNRGDNYKGGFGPLQSMGSGIFENSFNDTSISSSGTGSRLSSDVDSFSTKSKDRI, encoded by the exons ATGTGGGCAGCAACATGGTTATACATGGCTACGAGGAAGCCTGCGTATTTGAAATACATACAAGAAGAATCGATAAGTGCTAGCGTAACAGAATTTAATTGGGATCTTAAATATGCAGGAGCCCAAATTTTTCTTACCAAG TTGAAGATGGGTATTTGCAACCAGGATGCAGTCAAGCAATTGCAATCCATGATGGAAAATG AAAATGTGACTGTTACACAAGTTAAGCAATACTGTGAGATGGAGAGTCATGAAGAGAAGCTGCACAGACAGATGAGGGAGGACAAGATTAGAGAAGCAAAGGATGAAATGAAAAGGAAAGCTAATGAGATTGATAAAAACAAG ATTATAAAGAACAGAGGTGATAATTATAAAGGAGGTTTTGGCCCATTACAGTCAATGGGCTCGGGAATATTTGAGAATAGCTTTAATGATACAAGCATCTCCAGCAGTGGAACTGGTTCCAGATTGAGTTCTGATGTTGATTCCTTTTCTACCAAGTCTAAAG ATCGGATATAG
- the LOC112796584 gene encoding coatomer subunit delta isoform X6, translated as MLLSRSKKVQPSLFRQHFMRLMFFHTLLRVTLQLVSLLDMCNVPEYSDYFEESICKCAFDLILISLGHKENVTVTQVKQYCEMESHEEKLHRQMREDKIREAKDEMKRKANEIDKNKIIKNRGDNYKGGFGPLQSMGSGIFENSFNDTSISSSGTGSRLSSDVDSFSTKSKDRI; from the exons ATGTTGCTCTCAAGATCCAAAAAAGTGCAGCCTAGTTTGTTCAGGCAGCACTTCATGAGATTGATGTTCTTTCATACATTGCTAAGGGTGACCCTTCAATTGGTTAGTCTTCTGGATATGTGCAAT GTACCTGAATATTCTGACTACTTTGAAGAAAGTATTTGCAAATGTGCATTTGACCTGATTTTAATCTCTCTTGGACACAAAGAAAATGTGACTGTTACACAAGTTAAGCAATACTGTGAGATGGAGAGTCATGAAGAGAAGCTGCACAGACAGATGAGGGAGGACAAGATTAGAGAAGCAAAGGATGAAATGAAAAGGAAAGCTAATGAGATTGATAAAAACAAG ATTATAAAGAACAGAGGTGATAATTATAAAGGAGGTTTTGGCCCATTACAGTCAATGGGCTCGGGAATATTTGAGAATAGCTTTAATGATACAAGCATCTCCAGCAGTGGAACTGGTTCCAGATTGAGTTCTGATGTTGATTCCTTTTCTACCAAGTCTAAAG ATCGGATATAG